A window of the Terriglobia bacterium genome harbors these coding sequences:
- the asnS gene encoding asparagine--tRNA ligase — protein sequence MGTSSPPVVEIRNLSRHVDQEVTVEGWLYNLRESGKILFPIFRDGTGLVQGVVVKSAVPPELFERARALTQESSLRVTGKVRAEPRAPGGYELGVTGLEVLQLVPADQPYPITPKEHGVEFLMDHRHLWLRSTRQRAILGVRHQIIRACRDFFDDRGFVLVDTPILTPSACEGTTTLFEVDYFEQKAYLAQSGQLYSEAAIMSVGKSYCFGPTFRAEKSKTRRHLMEFWMVEPEVAFAGLNEVMQLAEDLVANVVAHVLEKCRPELETLGRDVSKLERCTPPFPRISYDDAIKILKEKGSEIEWGGDFGGTDETLLAKNFDRPVLVHRYPSQVKAFYMRPDPGRPELALCVDMLAPEGYGEIIGGSERLADYDLLVKRMEESKLPREAFEWYLDLRRYGTVPHGGFGMGIERVVAWICGLEHVRETIPFPRMLYRLTP from the coding sequence ATGGGAACCTCTTCGCCGCCAGTCGTTGAGATCCGCAATCTGAGCCGGCACGTGGACCAGGAAGTCACGGTGGAAGGCTGGCTTTACAACCTGCGGGAGAGCGGCAAAATTCTCTTTCCGATTTTCCGGGACGGCACGGGCCTGGTGCAGGGCGTGGTGGTTAAAAGCGCCGTGCCGCCAGAACTGTTTGAAAGGGCGCGCGCGCTTACGCAGGAATCGTCCCTGCGCGTCACTGGCAAGGTTCGCGCCGAGCCCCGCGCTCCCGGAGGCTACGAACTGGGTGTCACGGGCCTCGAAGTCCTCCAGCTTGTTCCCGCCGACCAGCCGTATCCCATCACACCCAAGGAACACGGCGTGGAATTTCTGATGGACCACCGCCATCTGTGGCTGCGCTCCACGCGCCAGCGGGCCATTCTGGGCGTGCGGCACCAGATCATCCGTGCCTGCCGCGACTTCTTTGACGACCGCGGATTCGTTCTGGTGGATACTCCCATCCTTACTCCCAGCGCCTGCGAAGGCACCACCACGCTGTTTGAAGTGGATTACTTTGAGCAGAAAGCCTACCTGGCGCAGTCAGGCCAGCTCTATAGCGAGGCCGCCATCATGAGCGTGGGAAAGTCCTACTGCTTTGGGCCCACCTTTCGCGCGGAGAAATCCAAAACCCGCCGACACCTTATGGAATTCTGGATGGTTGAGCCGGAGGTCGCCTTTGCCGGGCTCAATGAGGTGATGCAGCTCGCTGAAGACCTGGTGGCAAACGTGGTTGCGCACGTGCTCGAAAAGTGCCGGCCGGAGCTCGAAACCCTGGGGCGAGACGTTTCAAAGCTTGAGCGCTGCACGCCCCCCTTCCCGCGAATTTCCTACGACGATGCCATCAAAATCCTCAAGGAAAAAGGAAGTGAAATCGAGTGGGGCGGCGACTTCGGCGGCACGGATGAAACTCTACTGGCCAAAAATTTTGATCGTCCTGTGCTTGTCCATCGCTACCCGAGCCAGGTAAAGGCTTTTTATATGAGGCCCGACCCTGGGCGCCCCGAGCTCGCCTTGTGCGTCGATATGCTGGCTCCTGAAGGCTATGGCGAGATCATCGGCGGCAGCGAGCGTCTGGCGGATTACGATCTGCTGGTGAAGCGCATGGAAGAATCGAAACTCCCGCGCGAAGCCTTCGAATGGTATCTCGACCTGCGCCGCTACGGCACCGTCCCGCACGGCGGATTCGGCATGGGCATCGAACGC
- a CDS encoding sugar phosphate isomerase/epimerase family protein produces the protein MKFALSTHLFANDRLSSHILDGIAGAGFRQIEIFAAPQHLDYRDPNHVRDVADWFSDHDLELFSLHAPIYADKEWGRAGGLPISVAYLERRKRIESMDEIKRALDVAEKVPFRYLILHLGLPKDEFNLERFDAAFTSIEHLNIYARERGVSILLENIPNELTVPERLIRFMHYTHMGMKVCFDTGHAHMTCGVDHAFQVLKDHIASTHVHDNWFENDDHLVPFTGGIDWQRAVRRFQGLNGHVPIMFELRNFGPAATCFDKLRETMKRMEEIR, from the coding sequence ATGAAATTTGCGCTCTCCACTCACCTTTTTGCCAACGACCGGCTTTCCTCACACATCCTGGACGGAATTGCGGGCGCGGGCTTCCGCCAGATTGAAATCTTCGCAGCGCCCCAGCACCTGGATTATCGTGATCCCAACCACGTTCGCGACGTGGCGGACTGGTTCAGCGACCACGACCTTGAACTGTTTTCTCTGCATGCGCCGATCTACGCTGACAAAGAGTGGGGACGCGCCGGCGGGCTGCCCATCTCCGTGGCCTATCTGGAACGCCGCAAGCGCATTGAGAGTATGGACGAGATCAAGCGGGCCCTCGATGTGGCCGAGAAGGTCCCCTTCCGCTATCTGATCCTCCACTTGGGCCTGCCGAAAGACGAATTCAACCTGGAAAGGTTTGACGCCGCCTTCACTTCGATCGAACATTTGAACATTTATGCCAGGGAGCGGGGCGTCAGCATTCTGCTGGAAAATATTCCCAATGAACTCACGGTGCCCGAGCGGCTCATCCGCTTCATGCATTACACCCACATGGGAATGAAGGTCTGCTTTGACACCGGCCACGCCCACATGACCTGCGGCGTTGACCATGCCTTCCAGGTGTTGAAAGACCACATCGCCTCTACGCACGTCCACGACAACTGGTTTGAAAATGATGATCATCTGGTGCCGTTCACCGGGGGCATTGACTGGCAGCGGGCGGTGCGCCGCTTCCAGGGCCTCAACGGCCACGTTCCCATCATGTTTGAGCTGCGCAATTTCGGGCCCGCCGCCACCTGTTTCGACAAGCTGCGCGAAACCATGAAAAGGATGGAGGAAATCCGCTAG
- the ggt gene encoding gamma-glutamyltransferase: MPAVPAVALTPVAAQHGMVVSSEPLATQAGVEILEAGGNAVDAAVAVGFALAVTYPFAGNIGGGGFMMVRMVGEPPAMIDYREEAPGHATRDMYLDKNGRVIPDASIVGALAAGVPGTVAGLSTAEQKYGKLGLLRVMQPAIRLAREGFPVSYYLSQSLKAHQKLLSKFTGSSRIFLRYGNLYQPGEIFKQPDLARTLERIAQHGPNAFYLGPVAAFMMSAMSQYGGIIGKEDLSQYRAKVREPLVGHFRGYDILAPPPPSSGGVALIEMLNILGPLDLGPPESYDSMHLVVEAMRRAYADRAAYLGDADFASVPVKGLTSPKYADELRKDILKSKPDAVVKQGNPAPFEGPNTTHFSVVDAEGNAVSNTYTLNSGYGSGLLVDGAGFLLNDEMDDFTSKPGTPNMFGLIQSQANAIAPRKRPLSSMTPVIVLQNNKVRLVLGSPGGGTIINTVLQVLLNVVVYHMDVLRAVEAPRFHDQWMPDQITLEKWGFSADTLDKLRRAGYKLQETDSLGECEAIDVNPETGWRFGAADPRGTGKAAGY, from the coding sequence GTGCCTGCCGTTCCAGCCGTGGCGCTTACGCCCGTTGCCGCGCAGCACGGAATGGTGGTTTCGAGCGAACCACTGGCCACTCAGGCGGGAGTTGAAATCCTCGAGGCCGGCGGGAACGCCGTGGATGCGGCCGTGGCCGTGGGATTTGCGCTGGCCGTCACCTATCCCTTCGCCGGGAACATCGGCGGGGGCGGATTCATGATGGTCCGAATGGTGGGTGAACCGCCGGCGATGATCGATTACCGCGAGGAAGCGCCCGGCCATGCCACGCGCGACATGTATCTGGACAAAAATGGCCGCGTGATACCCGACGCTTCCATTGTGGGCGCCCTGGCGGCAGGCGTCCCCGGCACCGTGGCAGGACTCTCGACGGCCGAGCAGAAGTACGGCAAGCTGGGCCTTCTGCGCGTGATGCAACCGGCCATCCGCCTGGCCAGGGAAGGCTTTCCCGTCAGCTATTACCTGAGCCAATCGCTCAAAGCCCACCAGAAGCTGCTTTCGAAGTTTACCGGGAGTAGCCGCATCTTTTTGCGCTACGGGAACCTTTACCAGCCCGGAGAGATTTTCAAACAGCCCGACCTGGCGCGAACGCTGGAACGGATTGCCCAACACGGGCCCAATGCGTTCTATCTGGGCCCGGTTGCCGCCTTCATGATGTCCGCCATGTCGCAGTATGGCGGCATCATCGGCAAGGAGGACCTCTCGCAGTACCGCGCCAAGGTGCGCGAGCCGCTGGTGGGACATTTCCGCGGGTACGACATCCTGGCGCCGCCGCCGCCGAGTTCGGGAGGCGTGGCGTTGATTGAGATGCTCAACATTCTCGGCCCGCTTGACCTGGGGCCGCCGGAGTCCTACGACTCGATGCACCTGGTGGTCGAAGCCATGCGCCGCGCCTACGCCGACCGGGCTGCCTACCTGGGCGACGCGGATTTCGCTTCCGTTCCGGTGAAGGGGCTGACCAGCCCGAAATACGCCGACGAGTTGCGGAAAGACATCCTGAAATCAAAGCCTGACGCCGTGGTGAAACAGGGCAACCCGGCGCCGTTTGAGGGCCCGAATACGACGCACTTCTCCGTGGTGGACGCGGAGGGCAACGCGGTTTCAAATACCTACACGCTGAACAGCGGCTATGGGAGCGGGTTGCTGGTGGACGGCGCGGGCTTTCTGCTGAACGACGAGATGGACGACTTCACCTCCAAGCCCGGAACACCCAACATGTTTGGCCTGATCCAGAGCCAGGCCAATGCCATTGCGCCCCGCAAGCGGCCGCTTTCGTCCATGACGCCGGTGATCGTGCTGCAGAACAACAAGGTGCGGCTGGTGCTGGGGTCGCCGGGCGGCGGCACCATCATCAACACGGTGCTCCAGGTGTTGCTGAACGTGGTGGTTTACCACATGGACGTGTTGCGGGCAGTCGAGGCGCCGCGTTTTCACGACCAGTGGATGCCGGACCAGATAACGCTTGAGAAGTGGGGCTTTTCTGCCGACACACTTGATAAACTGAGAAGAGCCGGATACAAGCTCCAGGAGACGGACAGCCTGGGCGAATGCGAAGCCATCGACGTTAATCCCGAAACCGGCTGGCGCTTCGGCGCGGCGGACCCGCGGGGAACGGGAAAGGCGGCCGGCTACTGA
- a CDS encoding metalloregulator ArsR/SmtB family transcription factor has translation MSYRSVTYSPDAIFSALADPTRRAVLDLLRRGSLPAGRIAEAFPVSRPAVSKHLRLLRRARLVRERREGRRRLYELNPAPLRAVDSWIRQYQRFWQASLTGLKAVAESEHKKKASRPPAEKKKKRPR, from the coding sequence ATGAGTTACCGCTCGGTTACATATTCTCCGGATGCCATCTTCAGCGCCCTCGCCGACCCCACCCGCCGCGCTGTCCTGGACCTCTTGCGACGCGGAAGCCTGCCTGCGGGCCGCATCGCCGAGGCCTTCCCTGTTTCCAGACCCGCCGTCTCAAAACACCTGCGCCTGCTGCGGCGCGCCCGTCTGGTGCGCGAGCGGCGCGAGGGCCGGCGCCGTCTCTACGAGCTGAACCCCGCCCCACTGCGGGCCGTTGATTCCTGGATCAGGCAATATCAGAGGTTCTGGCAGGCAAGCCTCACCGGGCTGAAGGCAGTGGCGGAATCCGAGCACAAGAAGAAAGCCAGCCGCCCTCCGGCAGAGAAGAAGAAAAAACGTCCGCGATAA
- a CDS encoding SRPBCC domain-containing protein, whose translation MKSKATSRVTPDADAIISEILIESPPEQVFQALVDPNLVVEWWGEPGIYRCTNFQAALRVGGKWKSTGLDGAGNNFEVAGEYLEIDRPRLLVSTWTASWTGPAKTTIRWELEATDGGTLVRIQHSGFLAHPELAQSYRGWPRMLGWLQALLERGETVGDRKPDSSS comes from the coding sequence ATGAAATCCAAGGCGACATCAAGAGTCACTCCAGACGCCGATGCCATCATCAGCGAAATTCTTATCGAATCGCCACCGGAGCAGGTGTTTCAGGCGCTGGTCGACCCCAATCTGGTGGTCGAGTGGTGGGGCGAGCCAGGCATCTACCGCTGCACGAATTTCCAGGCTGCCCTGCGCGTGGGAGGAAAGTGGAAAAGCACGGGATTGGACGGCGCCGGCAACAACTTTGAGGTGGCCGGCGAATACCTGGAAATCGACCGTCCGCGGCTGCTGGTTTCCACCTGGACCGCAAGCTGGACCGGCCCTGCGAAAACCACCATCCGCTGGGAGCTCGAAGCAACGGATGGAGGAACGCTGGTCAGAATTCAGCACAGCGGCTTCCTGGCCCACCCGGAATTGGCGCAGAGTTACCGGGGCTGGCCAAGGATGCTGGGGTGGCTGCAGGCATTGTTAGAGCGCGGCGAGACTGTGGGCGATCGGAAACCGGACTCATCGAGTTAA
- a CDS encoding VOC family protein produces the protein MDTVRVRYMVNDLDPAVKFYTTYLGFQVEQEARPNFALLNRGNLELALSTPFGPGGAAKPMPDGRKPEPGGWNRIIINVHNLRAEVARLRKADLHFRNDIVSGPGGSEILLNDPSGNPIELFQSGR, from the coding sequence ATGGATACGGTAAGGGTTCGATATATGGTCAACGATCTTGACCCGGCGGTAAAGTTTTATACGACCTACCTGGGCTTTCAAGTGGAGCAAGAGGCAAGGCCTAACTTTGCGTTGCTCAACCGAGGAAACTTGGAGTTGGCGCTGAGCACGCCGTTTGGCCCAGGAGGAGCGGCAAAACCCATGCCAGATGGCCGCAAGCCTGAACCAGGCGGATGGAATCGCATCATCATAAACGTGCATAACCTTCGAGCGGAAGTCGCTCGTCTCAGAAAGGCAGATTTACATTTTCGGAACGATATCGTCAGCGGGCCGGGCGGATCGGAGATACTGCTGAATGATCCCTCGGGAAACCCGATAGAGCTTTTCCAATCAGGTCGCTGA
- a CDS encoding sugar phosphate isomerase/epimerase, with translation MLTRRSFLGAVGGAAAGVVMPIRDAWAAGKPAWPGPIGLELYTVRDRFAKDPAETLEKVAAAGYREVEIGPGSKPAALRQDLRAAGLTAPSGYFDEPKTLEDWKKAVGQAHDYGLQYIVVGDNPVLNAEAWRRRADFYNQCGRVSKQAGIQFCYHAHFHEFAKVGGTTGYDILLKNCDPDLLKMEMDIFWVTYAGADPLHYWRLYPGRFPMLHIKDLRKGVKISPQKDPGTSGPNPFAPVGQGRIDWQRIFAHVHEAGAKHIFVEQDRCNLPEFEAIRISYEYLRNLRLS, from the coding sequence ATGTTGACGCGGCGCAGTTTTCTTGGAGCGGTGGGAGGAGCGGCGGCAGGGGTGGTGATGCCCATTCGGGACGCTTGGGCTGCCGGAAAACCGGCATGGCCAGGTCCCATTGGGCTTGAGCTCTATACGGTTCGCGACCGCTTCGCCAAAGACCCTGCTGAAACTTTGGAGAAAGTTGCCGCTGCCGGTTACCGGGAGGTCGAGATCGGCCCCGGCAGCAAACCCGCCGCGCTGAGGCAAGACCTGCGGGCCGCCGGCCTGACCGCCCCAAGCGGCTATTTTGATGAACCCAAGACTCTTGAAGACTGGAAGAAAGCCGTCGGCCAAGCCCACGATTACGGCCTGCAGTACATCGTGGTCGGTGACAATCCTGTTCTAAACGCCGAAGCCTGGAGGCGCCGTGCCGATTTCTACAACCAGTGCGGGAGGGTGTCAAAGCAAGCCGGAATTCAGTTCTGCTACCACGCTCATTTCCATGAATTCGCCAAAGTGGGCGGCACCACTGGCTACGACATCCTGCTGAAGAACTGCGACCCTGATCTTCTGAAGATGGAGATGGATATCTTCTGGGTCACCTATGCCGGGGCTGATCCGCTCCACTACTGGCGGCTCTATCCCGGGCGGTTTCCCATGCTGCACATCAAAGACTTGCGCAAGGGCGTCAAGATCAGCCCTCAGAAAGACCCTGGAACAAGCGGCCCAAATCCCTTTGCTCCTGTGGGCCAGGGCCGCATTGATTGGCAGCGCATCTTTGCCCACGTGCATGAAGCCGGAGCCAAACATATCTTCGTCGAGCAGGACCGTTGCAATCTGCCGGAGTTCGAGGCCATCAGGATCAGCTACGAGTACCTCCGGAATCTCCGCCTGAGTTGA
- a CDS encoding GNAT family N-acetyltransferase — MLRIRPAVTKDIPLIVQLIHELAEYEREPQQAIAAEQDIRRDGFSANPKFRVIIAEWSGHPAGFALFFYNYSTWMGRAGLYLEDLFVRPEFRGRGIGKSLLTHLAKMAVDEGCGRFEWQVLNWNTPALEFYKALGARVMEEWSTMRITGEPLRKLALLSKSHT; from the coding sequence ATGCTCCGGATACGTCCGGCGGTGACCAAAGACATTCCGCTGATTGTCCAGCTCATCCACGAGCTGGCCGAATACGAGAGGGAGCCGCAACAGGCCATAGCTGCGGAGCAGGACATCCGGCGCGACGGTTTTTCCGCGAATCCGAAATTTCGCGTGATCATTGCCGAATGGAGCGGCCATCCGGCAGGCTTCGCGCTCTTCTTCTATAACTACTCCACCTGGATGGGCCGTGCCGGTCTTTACCTGGAAGACCTGTTTGTGCGGCCGGAGTTTCGCGGCAGGGGAATCGGCAAATCTCTGCTGACGCATCTGGCGAAGATGGCGGTTGACGAAGGCTGCGGCCGGTTTGAATGGCAGGTGCTCAACTGGAACACTCCGGCGCTTGAGTTTTACAAGGCGCTCGGCGCACGCGTGATGGAGGAGTGGTCCACCATGCGCATCACAGGCGAACCGCTCAGGAAGCTGGCTTTGTTGAGCAAATCGCACACCTGA